A window from Micromonospora terminaliae encodes these proteins:
- a CDS encoding MFS transporter encodes MTPPPPPTAAAVTDAPTTDVTPGPAPAAAPVPQTTPVRGGLLVLVGMLLVAVNLRAAVTSLGALLDEIRDGLGLSGAMAGLVTTLPTIAFAGLGALTPWLVRRWPAARVLVVAMLALTVGQVLRVVTGSAAVFVLTSALALAGIAVANILLPMLVKQHFPHRTGLVTGAYTMALTVGTTVAAASAVPIAHAFGSWRAGLGVWAGLAAVAVLPWVPLALRTRAARRAASPAAAAAGPARVRPARTRLGWAMAVYFGAQSLSGYAIMGWLAQLFRDAGYAPEAAGLLLAGVTALGVPVALMMPALAGRLPTLRPLVLSLTAFSTAAYVGLALAPHGLAPLWVLLLAFGQGAFPLILTTIGLRARTAEGTVALSAFAQSTGYVIAALGPLLVGILYEATGGWTAPIGFLLVALAVQTAAGIVIARPRYIEDER; translated from the coding sequence ATGACCCCGCCACCCCCGCCCACCGCGGCCGCCGTCACCGACGCGCCCACCACCGACGTGACCCCCGGGCCGGCCCCGGCCGCCGCACCCGTGCCGCAGACCACCCCGGTCCGCGGCGGGCTGCTGGTCCTGGTCGGCATGCTGCTGGTCGCCGTCAACCTGCGCGCCGCGGTGACCAGCCTGGGTGCCCTGCTCGACGAGATCCGCGACGGGCTGGGCCTCTCCGGCGCGATGGCCGGCCTGGTCACCACGCTGCCCACCATCGCCTTCGCCGGGCTCGGCGCGCTCACCCCGTGGCTGGTCCGCCGCTGGCCCGCCGCCCGGGTGCTGGTGGTGGCCATGCTCGCCCTGACCGTCGGGCAGGTGCTCCGCGTGGTCACCGGCTCGGCGGCGGTCTTCGTGCTCACCAGCGCGCTCGCGCTGGCCGGCATCGCGGTCGCGAACATCCTGCTGCCGATGCTGGTCAAGCAGCACTTCCCGCACCGCACCGGGCTGGTCACCGGGGCGTACACCATGGCCCTGACGGTGGGCACGACGGTGGCGGCCGCCTCGGCGGTGCCGATCGCCCACGCCTTCGGCTCGTGGCGGGCCGGGCTCGGCGTCTGGGCCGGGCTGGCCGCGGTGGCCGTACTCCCGTGGGTGCCGTTGGCGCTGCGGACCCGGGCCGCGCGACGCGCGGCGAGCCCCGCGGCGGCCGCCGCCGGGCCGGCGCGGGTGCGGCCGGCGCGGACCCGGCTCGGCTGGGCCATGGCGGTGTACTTCGGGGCGCAGTCGCTCAGCGGGTACGCGATCATGGGCTGGCTGGCTCAGCTCTTCCGGGACGCCGGCTACGCGCCGGAGGCGGCCGGCCTGCTGCTCGCCGGGGTGACCGCGCTCGGCGTGCCGGTGGCGCTCATGATGCCGGCCCTGGCCGGCCGACTGCCCACGCTGCGCCCGCTGGTCCTGTCGCTGACCGCGTTCTCGACGGCCGCCTACGTCGGCCTGGCGCTCGCGCCGCACGGCCTCGCGCCGCTCTGGGTGCTGCTGCTGGCCTTCGGTCAGGGCGCGTTCCCGCTGATCCTCACCACGATCGGGCTGCGCGCCCGGACCGCCGAGGGCACCGTCGCGCTCTCCGCCTTCGCGCAGAGCACCGGCTACGTCATCGCCGCGCTCGGCCCGCTGCTGGTCGGCATCCTCTACGAGGCGACCGGGGGCTGGACCGCGCCGATCGGGTTCCTGCTGGTGGCGCTGGCCGTGCAGACGGCGGCGGGCATCGTGATCGCTCGTCCCCGCTACATCGAGGACGAGCGCTGA
- a CDS encoding SpoIIE family protein phosphatase, giving the protein MEGGPATVLVVDDSGPKRYLLVNWLTRAGFTTLEAQNGAEALDRVRKDRIDLVVLDVRLPDMSGFEVCELIKDFRPSTPVIHVSAHAVDVVDRAHGLTRGADAYLAEPIEPEELVATAHAVLRYYQARQRAELLAERLAALADATVEMHAAPNFVRLLEKATAGAARIFKSPAAVVAETFDGDCLAGVTVGPEAPPVIVPWTVDDTGQPIGTRVRVDEPDAWDLTAWPDGDTVTVAATRLREDRAPLYVVVPTATQTVRTPVLVQLAQAVASAVEAQRSFDQEHRIAVTLQRSLLPRRLPDVAGLDLAVRYEPASSQTEVGGDFYELVVLDGQLLVAIGDVAGHSLHAATVMAELRHAVRAYAVEGHPPGVILDRVNELMRTLLPTELATLCVLLLDPGSGLIRLASAGHLPALISNDGRIEFVQQSAALLGVRAPRPPDLEFVLPAGATLVLYTDGLIERRDATIDEGMAALGVVATRVDADLDQFCQRLLVELAPPEIQDDVAVVAVRRR; this is encoded by the coding sequence GTGGAGGGCGGCCCGGCGACCGTGCTGGTGGTCGACGACAGCGGTCCGAAGCGGTACCTGCTGGTGAACTGGCTGACCCGGGCGGGCTTCACCACCCTGGAGGCGCAGAACGGCGCCGAGGCGCTGGACCGGGTGCGCAAGGACCGGATCGACCTCGTGGTGCTCGACGTCCGGCTGCCGGACATGAGCGGCTTCGAGGTCTGCGAGCTGATCAAGGACTTCCGCCCGTCGACCCCGGTCATCCACGTCTCGGCACACGCCGTGGACGTGGTGGACCGGGCGCACGGGCTGACCCGGGGCGCCGACGCGTACCTGGCCGAGCCGATCGAGCCGGAGGAACTGGTCGCCACCGCGCACGCGGTGCTCCGCTACTACCAGGCCCGGCAGCGGGCCGAACTGCTCGCCGAGCGGCTCGCCGCGCTGGCCGACGCCACCGTCGAGATGCACGCCGCGCCGAACTTCGTCCGCCTGCTGGAGAAGGCGACGGCCGGTGCGGCGCGGATCTTCAAGAGCCCGGCGGCCGTCGTCGCCGAGACGTTCGACGGGGACTGCCTGGCGGGCGTGACCGTCGGGCCGGAGGCGCCGCCGGTGATCGTGCCGTGGACGGTGGACGACACCGGCCAGCCGATCGGCACCCGGGTCCGGGTCGACGAACCGGACGCGTGGGACCTGACCGCCTGGCCCGACGGCGACACGGTGACCGTGGCCGCGACCCGGCTGCGCGAGGACCGCGCCCCGCTCTACGTGGTGGTGCCGACCGCCACCCAGACCGTGCGCACCCCCGTGCTGGTGCAGCTCGCGCAGGCGGTCGCGTCGGCCGTCGAGGCCCAGCGCTCCTTCGACCAGGAGCACCGCATCGCGGTGACCCTCCAGCGCAGCCTGCTGCCCCGCCGGCTGCCCGACGTCGCCGGTCTCGACCTGGCCGTCCGCTACGAGCCGGCGAGCTCGCAGACCGAGGTGGGCGGCGACTTCTACGAGCTGGTGGTGCTCGACGGTCAGCTGCTGGTGGCGATCGGCGACGTGGCCGGGCACTCCCTGCACGCCGCCACGGTGATGGCCGAGCTGCGGCACGCGGTGCGCGCGTACGCGGTCGAGGGGCATCCGCCGGGGGTGATCCTGGACCGGGTCAACGAGCTGATGCGTACCCTCCTGCCGACCGAGCTGGCCACCCTCTGCGTGCTGCTGCTCGACCCGGGCAGCGGGCTGATCCGCCTGGCCAGCGCCGGGCACCTGCCCGCCCTCATCAGCAACGACGGGCGGATCGAGTTCGTGCAGCAGTCCGCCGCGCTGCTCGGGGTGCGCGCGCCCCGCCCGCCGGACCTGGAGTTCGTGCTGCCGGCCGGGGCCACGCTGGTCCTCTACACCGACGGGCTGATCGAACGGCGGGACGCCACCATCGACGAGGGCATGGCGGCGCTCGGCGTGGTCGCCACCCGGGTGGACGCCGACCTCGACCAGTTCTGCCAGCGGCTGCTGGTCGAGCTCGCCCCGCCGGAGATCCAGGACGACGTCGCGGTGGTCGCCGTCCGCCGCCGCTGA
- a CDS encoding helix-turn-helix domain-containing protein: protein MRHEPRRDNRGILDPGRLRRRVHFRRRLPAPALRPWVEHYWLIDWALTDPFDQRIVPHPAVNLVFQAREVEAEHGEIAGVDTGLFTVTLHGTGRVTGVQFRPGGFRPFWPRPVSELTGRRLPLPAGSPLTGTPFAAGPVCPGSDDERCRRLDELLTAWQPVPDPLAAEATALVEEIRADRSVLRVDDFARRHGTSTRRLQRLFLDQVGVGPKWVIRRYRLQEAIEQAAAGPLDWSRVAADLGYADQAHLVREFTAVAGVSPAAYARSLADSRGG from the coding sequence ATGCGACACGAACCGCGGCGGGACAACCGGGGCATCCTCGACCCCGGTCGGCTCCGGCGGCGGGTCCACTTCCGACGCCGGCTGCCCGCACCGGCGCTGCGCCCCTGGGTGGAGCACTACTGGCTGATCGACTGGGCGCTGACCGACCCGTTCGACCAGCGGATCGTCCCGCACCCGGCGGTCAACCTGGTGTTCCAGGCCCGGGAGGTCGAGGCGGAGCACGGCGAGATCGCCGGCGTGGACACCGGGCTGTTCACCGTCACCCTGCACGGCACCGGCCGGGTCACCGGCGTGCAGTTCCGGCCGGGCGGCTTCCGCCCCTTCTGGCCCCGCCCGGTCTCCGAGCTGACCGGCCGGCGCCTCCCGCTGCCCGCGGGGTCACCGCTCACCGGCACGCCGTTCGCCGCCGGGCCGGTCTGCCCCGGTTCCGACGACGAGCGGTGCCGCCGGCTCGACGAGCTGCTCACCGCCTGGCAGCCGGTGCCGGACCCGCTCGCCGCCGAGGCCACCGCCCTGGTCGAGGAGATCCGCGCCGACCGGAGCGTCCTGCGCGTCGACGACTTCGCCCGGCGGCACGGGACCTCCACCCGGCGCCTCCAGCGGCTGTTCCTGGACCAGGTGGGCGTCGGTCCGAAGTGGGTCATCCGCCGCTATCGGCTCCAGGAGGCGATCGAGCAGGCCGCCGCCGGGCCGCTGGACTGGTCGCGGGTCGCCGCCGACCTGGGGTACGCCGACCAGGCCCACCTGGTCCGCGAGTTCACCGCGGTGGCCGGGGTGTCGCCGGCGGCGTACGCCCGCTCGCTGGCCGATTCGCGCGGCGGGTGA
- a CDS encoding STAS domain-containing protein, whose product MERVPILKIGDILLVSIQVDMSDQTAVQLQEDLAERIVATGCHGVIIDITALDIVDSFVGRMLSTIASISKVLDAETVVVGMRPAVAITLVELGLSLNGIRTALNVERGMELVAASRADEWDEADVDEDAETTATS is encoded by the coding sequence ATGGAGCGGGTGCCGATCCTCAAGATCGGTGACATCCTGCTGGTCTCCATCCAGGTCGACATGTCCGACCAGACGGCGGTCCAGCTCCAGGAGGACCTGGCCGAGCGGATCGTCGCCACCGGCTGCCACGGCGTGATCATCGACATCACGGCGCTGGACATCGTCGACTCCTTCGTCGGCCGCATGCTCTCCACCATCGCGTCCATCTCCAAGGTGCTGGACGCCGAGACGGTCGTGGTCGGGATGCGTCCCGCCGTCGCCATCACCCTGGTCGAGCTCGGGCTGTCGCTCAACGGCATCCGTACCGCGCTGAACGTCGAGCGCGGCATGGAGCTGGTCGCGGCGAGCCGGGCCGACGAGTGGGACGAGGCGGACGTCGACGAGGACGCCGAGACGACGGCCACGTCATGA
- a CDS encoding STAS domain-containing protein, whose product MSLTVHTEQRGDVVVVSVAGELDMATAPQLQDQITDLLDKGRNRLVFDLAEVSFCDSTGLSVFVRAKNSCDEAGGVVRLAAPQRGVLRILEVSGLVEVLHTYPTVEQAVAGDPTPASS is encoded by the coding sequence ATGTCCCTGACGGTGCACACGGAACAGCGCGGCGACGTGGTCGTCGTGTCGGTCGCGGGCGAGCTGGACATGGCGACGGCACCGCAGCTCCAGGACCAGATCACGGACCTGCTGGACAAGGGGCGCAACCGCCTCGTGTTCGACCTGGCCGAGGTGTCGTTCTGCGACTCCACCGGGCTGTCGGTGTTCGTGCGCGCCAAGAACAGCTGCGACGAGGCCGGCGGCGTGGTCCGGTTGGCCGCCCCGCAGCGCGGCGTGCTCCGCATCCTCGAGGTGAGCGGCCTGGTCGAGGTGCTGCACACCTATCCGACGGTGGAGCAGGCCGTGGCGGGCGACCCCACGCCGGCCTCCTCCTGA
- a CDS encoding ATP-binding protein has translation MTSGVDLGVPATQAIRSDEDVVRVRQLVRTTAVATRLSLVDQTKLVTAASELARNTLIYGGGGSAEVTTVEDGRRRGVRIVFADQGPGIPDLDAAFTDGFTTGGGLGLGLSGARRLVDDFDIWTAVGEGTRITVTKWSR, from the coding sequence ATGACCTCCGGCGTCGACCTGGGGGTGCCGGCGACCCAGGCGATCCGCAGCGACGAGGACGTGGTCCGGGTGCGGCAGCTGGTACGCACCACCGCCGTCGCGACCCGGCTCTCGCTGGTCGACCAGACCAAGCTGGTCACCGCCGCCAGCGAGCTGGCCCGCAACACGCTGATCTACGGCGGCGGGGGCAGCGCCGAGGTGACCACCGTGGAGGACGGCCGCCGCCGCGGCGTCCGCATCGTCTTCGCCGACCAGGGGCCGGGCATCCCCGACCTCGACGCGGCCTTCACCGACGGCTTCACCACCGGCGGCGGGCTCGGCCTGGGGCTCAGCGGGGCCCGTCGGCTGGTCGACGACTTCGACATCTGGACCGCCGTGGGTGAGGGCACCCGGATCACCGTCACCAAGTGGTCCCGATGA
- a CDS encoding FadR/GntR family transcriptional regulator encodes MTPAVDSVAVPPRGHRVRQTIEQLRARILGGEWPVGGKIPTEPQLVAALGVGRNTVREAVRALVHAGVLECRQGSGTYVVSTDELAPVVARRLTDDRMAEVIEVRRAFEVEAARLAALRRTPDDLAALDGALAAREAAWRSGRVGEFVEADAALHTAVVAAAHNAMLAELYASVGAALRSTVAQAMGETLEPERYVDHGRLVAAIRDGDPARAAIEAGAFLEAPSGA; translated from the coding sequence GTGACACCCGCCGTCGATTCCGTCGCCGTGCCGCCGCGCGGCCACCGCGTGCGCCAGACGATCGAGCAGCTCCGGGCCCGGATCCTCGGCGGCGAGTGGCCGGTGGGCGGGAAGATCCCCACCGAGCCGCAGCTCGTCGCCGCGCTCGGCGTCGGGCGGAACACGGTCCGCGAGGCGGTCCGGGCGCTGGTGCACGCCGGGGTGCTGGAGTGCCGGCAGGGCTCCGGCACCTACGTGGTGTCGACCGACGAGCTGGCCCCGGTGGTGGCCCGCCGGCTCACCGACGACCGGATGGCCGAGGTGATCGAGGTCCGGCGCGCCTTCGAGGTGGAGGCGGCCCGGCTCGCCGCGCTGCGGCGTACCCCGGATGACCTGGCGGCGCTCGACGGCGCGCTCGCCGCCCGGGAGGCCGCCTGGCGCTCCGGCCGGGTGGGTGAGTTCGTCGAGGCGGACGCCGCGCTGCACACCGCGGTCGTGGCCGCCGCGCACAACGCCATGCTGGCCGAGCTCTACGCCTCGGTCGGCGCCGCGCTGCGCAGCACCGTGGCGCAGGCGATGGGCGAGACCCTGGAGCCCGAGCGGTACGTGGACCACGGCCGGCTGGTCGCGGCCATCCGGGACGGCGACCCGGCCCGGGCGGCGATCGAGGCCGGTGCTTTTCTCGAGGCCCCCTCCGGGGCGTAG
- a CDS encoding SpoIIE family protein phosphatase, translating into MNADVVADHGLWFRVESGATASSVRRAAERLGRQVELSEPRVADLAIVTAEITSNLVKHAQEGALLLRPVRRGGRAGVELVAIDSGPGMADLALSSADGHSTTGTLGIGLGAIVRQASRFDGYSLPGRGTVLTVQVWDGAVPEPDWAGALARPITGEQVTGDGYAVRVTDGRRQVLVCDGLGHGPLAAAATGAALAAFRAAPAGSPGSVVQHLHRSIAHTRGAALAVAEPDPVSGLLRYAGLGNIAAMIVAAGERRRGLVSLPGIAGHQRPSVREYDYPFPSGATLVMHSDGVVDRWDLADYPGLTGRAPLLVAATLLRDAGIRRDDACVLVARAES; encoded by the coding sequence ATGAACGCCGACGTGGTCGCCGACCACGGTCTCTGGTTCCGGGTGGAGAGCGGCGCCACGGCGAGCAGCGTGCGGCGGGCCGCCGAGCGGCTCGGCCGGCAGGTGGAACTCTCCGAGCCGCGCGTCGCCGATCTGGCCATCGTCACCGCCGAGATCACCAGCAACCTGGTGAAGCACGCCCAGGAGGGCGCCCTGCTGCTCCGCCCGGTGCGCCGGGGCGGGCGGGCCGGCGTGGAACTGGTCGCCATCGACTCCGGCCCGGGCATGGCCGACCTCGCGCTCTCCTCGGCCGACGGGCACTCCACCACCGGCACCCTCGGCATCGGCCTCGGCGCCATCGTCCGGCAGGCGAGCCGGTTCGACGGCTACTCGCTGCCCGGCCGGGGCACCGTGCTGACCGTCCAGGTCTGGGACGGTGCGGTCCCCGAGCCGGACTGGGCCGGTGCGCTGGCCCGGCCGATCACCGGCGAGCAGGTCACCGGCGACGGGTACGCGGTGCGGGTGACCGACGGCCGGCGGCAGGTGCTGGTCTGCGACGGCCTGGGACACGGTCCGTTGGCCGCCGCCGCGACCGGTGCCGCGCTGGCCGCGTTCCGGGCCGCGCCCGCCGGCTCGCCGGGCAGCGTGGTGCAGCACCTGCACCGCTCCATCGCACACACCCGCGGCGCCGCGCTGGCGGTCGCCGAACCGGATCCCGTGTCGGGCTTGCTGCGGTACGCCGGGCTGGGCAACATCGCAGCCATGATCGTGGCCGCGGGCGAGCGGCGGCGGGGCCTCGTCTCGCTGCCCGGCATCGCCGGACACCAGCGCCCCTCGGTGCGGGAGTACGACTACCCGTTCCCGTCCGGGGCGACCCTGGTCATGCACAGCGACGGCGTGGTGGACCGCTGGGACCTGGCCGACTACCCCGGCCTCACCGGCCGCGCGCCGCTGCTGGTCGCCGCCACCCTGCTGCGTGACGCCGGTATCCGCCGCGACGACGCCTGCGTCCTGGTCGCCCGGGCCGAGTCATGA
- a CDS encoding TIGR03086 family metal-binding protein has translation MTTKTSELLAAAAPRTVAVVQGISDDQLGLPTPCPDYTVRDLLNHLFDVVVNFQALAGRREVDWAAKTDHLTEGWRDRFATEADRLTRAWSDPAALEGVSPGMGLPQETVGDMALIDLTVHGWDLARATGQRLEVDPAVLAAGHGFMDRMGDTGQKMGAFGEPVPTSGEPTTLDALLGRTGRDPAWTP, from the coding sequence ATGACCACGAAGACTAGTGAGCTGCTGGCCGCCGCCGCGCCCCGGACGGTGGCGGTGGTCCAGGGCATCTCCGACGACCAGCTCGGCCTGCCCACCCCGTGCCCGGACTACACCGTGCGCGACCTGCTCAACCACCTCTTCGACGTGGTGGTCAACTTCCAGGCGCTGGCCGGCCGGCGGGAGGTCGACTGGGCGGCCAAGACCGACCACCTCACCGAGGGCTGGCGCGACCGGTTCGCGACCGAGGCCGACCGCCTGACGCGGGCGTGGTCGGACCCGGCGGCGCTGGAGGGCGTCTCGCCGGGCATGGGGCTGCCGCAGGAGACCGTCGGCGACATGGCGCTCATCGACCTCACCGTGCACGGCTGGGACCTCGCCCGGGCCACCGGCCAGCGGCTGGAGGTCGACCCGGCGGTGCTGGCGGCGGGGCACGGCTTCATGGACCGGATGGGCGACACCGGGCAGAAGATGGGCGCCTTCGGCGAGCCGGTGCCGACGAGTGGAGAGCCCACCACGCTGGACGCCCTGCTCGGGCGGACCGGCCGCGACCCCGCCTGGACCCCCTGA
- the mscL gene encoding large conductance mechanosensitive channel protein MscL translates to MLKGFKDFIMRGNVVDLAVGVVIGAAFTGVVTQLTKSFLEPLVRVFIALITGSEDGIGGSTPKFRGIPFDWVAFVNAAITFLLTAAALYFLVVYPMNRLAERRKRGEEPPPKAPSEEVRLLTEIRDALLAGNHATPGQRGALDDVLGRRQEPPAAR, encoded by the coding sequence ATGCTCAAGGGCTTCAAAGACTTCATCATGCGCGGCAACGTCGTGGACCTCGCGGTCGGTGTCGTCATCGGCGCGGCCTTCACCGGCGTGGTCACCCAGCTCACCAAGTCGTTCCTGGAACCGCTGGTCCGGGTGTTCATCGCGCTGATCACCGGCAGCGAGGACGGCATCGGCGGCTCCACCCCGAAGTTCCGGGGCATCCCGTTCGACTGGGTGGCCTTCGTCAACGCCGCGATCACCTTCCTGCTCACCGCGGCGGCGCTGTACTTCCTGGTCGTCTACCCGATGAACCGGCTCGCCGAGCGGCGCAAGCGCGGCGAGGAGCCGCCGCCGAAGGCCCCCAGCGAAGAGGTGCGGCTGCTCACCGAGATCCGGGACGCGCTGCTCGCCGGCAACCACGCCACCCCGGGCCAGCGCGGCGCGCTGGACGACGTGCTCGGCCGCCGGCAGGAGCCCCCGGCCGCGCGCTGA
- a CDS encoding sensor histidine kinase: protein MTRPDGPDPLLQMALRVEHDIFLVRQRGREVAAAVGLEHQDQVRLATALSEVARDLLRAVDGADVTFTVVLDTHTGQRVLRVDLAPVRPLPGGRYEPQSGAVARLVDMLGVATHEGDTVVRMSRRIPATASPLTPERLAQLRAELATSAPGTALDELAAQNAQLIAALDEVRSHRDELEVLNSELQETNRGVMALYNQLTEELEETNRGVVALYAELDEKSAQLRAASESKSRFLANVSHELRAPVTAVIGLARLLADSASDPLTGEQARQVGLIRSSAADLLGLVNELLDLAKAESGRLEPNWAEVDLRGLFGQLRGTLRALATRPEVELVVEEPPAPVTLRSDEVLLAQVLRNLLHNGLKFTERGEVRLRAERRGDLWALSVTDTGAGIPPELHERIFEEFYQVPGATRVGGTGLGLPYARRLVTLLGGTLELASQPGRGSTFTVVLPVGGA, encoded by the coding sequence ATGACCCGCCCCGACGGCCCGGACCCGCTGCTGCAGATGGCGCTCCGGGTGGAGCACGACATCTTCCTGGTCCGGCAGCGCGGCCGGGAGGTGGCCGCCGCGGTCGGGCTGGAGCACCAGGACCAGGTACGCCTGGCCACCGCGCTCAGCGAGGTGGCCCGGGACCTGCTGCGCGCGGTCGACGGCGCGGACGTCACCTTCACGGTCGTCCTCGACACCCACACCGGCCAGCGGGTGCTCCGGGTCGACCTGGCGCCGGTGCGCCCGCTGCCCGGCGGCCGGTACGAGCCGCAGTCCGGCGCGGTGGCGCGGCTGGTGGACATGCTGGGCGTGGCGACCCACGAGGGCGATACGGTCGTGAGGATGTCCCGACGAATTCCGGCAACCGCGTCACCGCTCACGCCGGAGCGCCTCGCCCAGCTCCGCGCCGAGCTGGCTACCAGCGCTCCGGGCACCGCGCTGGACGAGCTGGCCGCGCAGAACGCGCAGCTCATCGCCGCCCTCGACGAGGTGCGCAGCCATCGCGACGAGCTGGAGGTGCTCAACTCCGAGCTCCAGGAGACCAACCGGGGCGTGATGGCGCTCTACAACCAGCTCACCGAGGAGCTGGAGGAGACCAACCGCGGTGTGGTGGCGCTCTACGCCGAGCTCGACGAGAAGTCCGCCCAGCTCCGCGCCGCGAGCGAGTCGAAGAGCCGGTTCCTGGCCAACGTGAGCCACGAGCTGCGCGCCCCGGTGACCGCGGTCATCGGGCTGGCCCGCCTGCTCGCCGACTCCGCCTCCGACCCGCTCACCGGCGAGCAGGCCCGGCAGGTGGGGCTGATCCGGTCGTCCGCGGCCGACCTGCTCGGCCTGGTCAACGAGCTGCTCGACCTGGCCAAGGCCGAGTCCGGCCGGCTCGAACCCAACTGGGCCGAGGTGGACCTGCGCGGGCTCTTCGGGCAGCTCCGCGGCACGCTGCGGGCGCTGGCCACCCGGCCCGAGGTGGAGCTGGTGGTGGAGGAGCCGCCGGCGCCCGTGACCCTCCGCTCGGACGAGGTGCTGCTCGCCCAGGTGCTGCGCAATCTCCTGCACAACGGTCTCAAGTTCACCGAGCGGGGTGAGGTGCGGCTGCGGGCGGAACGCCGGGGCGACCTCTGGGCGCTGTCGGTCACCGACACCGGTGCGGGCATCCCGCCGGAGCTGCACGAGCGGATCTTCGAGGAGTTCTACCAGGTGCCGGGCGCGACCCGGGTCGGCGGCACCGGCCTCGGCCTGCCGTACGCGCGGCGGCTCGTCACGCTACTGGGCGGAACGCTCGAGCTGGCCAGCCAACCGGGCCGGGGCAGTACCTTCACCGTGGTCCTTCCCGTGGGCGGAGCGTGA
- a CDS encoding STAS domain-containing protein, which translates to MALSAEQSGRLARLLTEHADRLIVRWTEIVAGSLRGRLSQAELSRQGRELHRSIVDAGQHGLTDLADEHGGELRAVLAELSASRARQGFSATETAISVFALKDALLELMEESKDADTLRDFVAYSALVDQMGLFTFESFVRTREGLIADQAEQLLELSTPVVKLWEGVVAVPLVGTLDSARAQVVMERLLQTLVDTGSPYAIIDITGVPAVDTQVAQHILKTVVAARLMGADCIISGIRPQIAQTIVALGIEFGDIATKASLADALRHVLRLTGVETTSRRARRES; encoded by the coding sequence ATGGCGTTGAGCGCCGAACAGAGTGGTCGGCTCGCCCGCCTGCTGACTGAGCACGCCGACCGGCTGATCGTGCGCTGGACGGAGATCGTGGCCGGCTCGCTGCGCGGCCGGCTCAGCCAGGCGGAACTGTCCCGGCAGGGGCGGGAGTTGCACCGCAGCATCGTCGACGCCGGGCAGCACGGTCTCACCGACCTTGCCGACGAGCACGGCGGCGAGTTGCGGGCCGTGCTGGCCGAACTCTCCGCGAGCCGGGCCCGGCAGGGCTTCAGCGCCACCGAGACCGCGATCAGCGTGTTCGCGCTCAAGGACGCGCTGCTGGAGCTGATGGAGGAGAGCAAGGACGCGGACACCCTCCGCGACTTCGTCGCCTACTCCGCCCTCGTCGACCAGATGGGGCTGTTCACCTTCGAGAGCTTCGTACGCACCCGCGAGGGCCTGATCGCCGACCAGGCCGAGCAGCTGCTGGAGCTGTCCACCCCGGTGGTGAAACTGTGGGAGGGCGTGGTCGCCGTCCCGCTGGTCGGCACCCTCGACTCGGCCCGCGCCCAGGTGGTGATGGAGCGGCTGCTCCAGACGCTGGTCGACACCGGCTCGCCGTACGCGATCATCGACATCACCGGCGTGCCGGCGGTGGACACCCAGGTCGCCCAGCACATCCTCAAGACCGTGGTGGCCGCCCGGCTGATGGGCGCCGACTGCATCATCTCCGGCATCCGGCCGCAGATCGCCCAGACGATCGTCGCCCTCGGCATCGAGTTCGGTGACATCGCCACCAAGGCGAGCCTGGCCGACGCGCTGCGCCACGTGCTGCGCCTGACCGGCGTCGAGACCACCTCCCGCCGCGCACGTCGGGAGTCCTGA